A single region of the Panthera tigris isolate Pti1 chromosome B1, P.tigris_Pti1_mat1.1, whole genome shotgun sequence genome encodes:
- the PPM1K gene encoding protein phosphatase 1K, mitochondrial isoform X2: MSTAALITLVRSGGNHVRRRVLLSSRLLQDDRRVTPTCHSSTSEPRCSRFDPDGSGRPATWDNFGIWDNRIDEPILLPPSIKYGKPIPKISLENVGCASHIGRRKENEDRFDSAQLTDEVLYFAVYDGHGGPAAADFCHTHMEKCIMDLLPKEKNLETVLTLAFLEIDKAFARHAHLSADATLLTSGTTATVALLRDGIELVVASVGDSRAILCRKGKSMKLTIDHTPERKDEKERIKKCGGFVAWNSLGQPHVNGRLAMTRSLGDLDLKTSGVIAEPETKRVKLHHADDSFLVLTTDGINFMVNSQEICDFVSQCHDPNEAAHAVIEQILAFKFFKTSRYFDGSAMC; this comes from the exons ATGTCAACAGCTGCCTTAATTACTTTGGTCAGAAGTGGCGGGAACCACGTGAGGAGGAGAGTGCTGCTGAGCTCCCGCCTTCTGCAGGACGACCGGCGGGTGACGCCCACGTGCCACAGCTCCACTTCAGAGCCTAGGTGTTCGCGGTTTGACCCAGATGGCAGTGGGCGTCCAGCCACCTGGGACAATTTTGGGATCTGGGATAACCGCATTGATGAGCCGATTCTGCTGCCGCCCAGCATTAAGTATGGCAAGCCGATTCCCAAAATCAGCTTGGAAAATGTAGGCTGCGCCTCGCATATTGGCAGGCGGAAAGAGAACGAAGACCGGTTTGACAGCGCTCAGCTGACCGATGAGGTCCTGTACTTTGCCGTGTACGATGGACACGGAGGACCTGCCGCCGCTGATTTCTGTCACACCCACATGGAGAAATGCATCAT GGATTTGCTTCCTAAGGAGAAGAACTTGGAAACTGTGTTGACCTTGGCTTTTCTAGAAATAGATAAAGCCTTTGCAAGGCATGCCCACCTGTCTGCTGATG CAACCCTTCTGACCTCTGGGACTACTGCAACGGTAGCCCTGTTAAGAGATGGTATTGAGCTGGTTGTAGCCAGTGTTGGGGACAGCAGGGCTATTTTGTGTAGAAAAGGAAAATCCATGAAGCTGACCATTGACCATActccagaaagaaaagatgaaaaagaaag GATCAAGAAATGTGGTGGCTTTGTGGCTTGGAATAGTTTGGGACAGCCTCATGTGAATGGCAGACTTGCAATGACAAGGAGTCTTGGAGATTTGGATCTTAAAACCAGTGGTGTGATAGCAGAACCAGAAACAAAGAGGGTCAAG CTCCATCACGCTGATGACAGCTTCCTGGTCCTCACTACAGATGGAATTAACTTCATGGTGAACAGTCAAGAGATTTGTGACTTTGTCAGTCAGTGCCATGATCCCAACGAAGCAGCCCATGCAGTGATTGAACAG ATTCTTGCCTTCAAGTTCTTCAAAACTAGTAGATATTTTGACGGCTCTGCAATGTGTTAG
- the PPM1K gene encoding protein phosphatase 1K, mitochondrial isoform X1, with protein sequence MSTAALITLVRSGGNHVRRRVLLSSRLLQDDRRVTPTCHSSTSEPRCSRFDPDGSGRPATWDNFGIWDNRIDEPILLPPSIKYGKPIPKISLENVGCASHIGRRKENEDRFDSAQLTDEVLYFAVYDGHGGPAAADFCHTHMEKCIMDLLPKEKNLETVLTLAFLEIDKAFARHAHLSADATLLTSGTTATVALLRDGIELVVASVGDSRAILCRKGKSMKLTIDHTPERKDEKERIKKCGGFVAWNSLGQPHVNGRLAMTRSLGDLDLKTSGVIAEPETKRVKLHHADDSFLVLTTDGINFMVNSQEICDFVSQCHDPNEAAHAVIEQAIQFGTEDNSTAVVVPFGAWGKYKSSKINFSFSRSFASSGRWA encoded by the exons ATGTCAACAGCTGCCTTAATTACTTTGGTCAGAAGTGGCGGGAACCACGTGAGGAGGAGAGTGCTGCTGAGCTCCCGCCTTCTGCAGGACGACCGGCGGGTGACGCCCACGTGCCACAGCTCCACTTCAGAGCCTAGGTGTTCGCGGTTTGACCCAGATGGCAGTGGGCGTCCAGCCACCTGGGACAATTTTGGGATCTGGGATAACCGCATTGATGAGCCGATTCTGCTGCCGCCCAGCATTAAGTATGGCAAGCCGATTCCCAAAATCAGCTTGGAAAATGTAGGCTGCGCCTCGCATATTGGCAGGCGGAAAGAGAACGAAGACCGGTTTGACAGCGCTCAGCTGACCGATGAGGTCCTGTACTTTGCCGTGTACGATGGACACGGAGGACCTGCCGCCGCTGATTTCTGTCACACCCACATGGAGAAATGCATCAT GGATTTGCTTCCTAAGGAGAAGAACTTGGAAACTGTGTTGACCTTGGCTTTTCTAGAAATAGATAAAGCCTTTGCAAGGCATGCCCACCTGTCTGCTGATG CAACCCTTCTGACCTCTGGGACTACTGCAACGGTAGCCCTGTTAAGAGATGGTATTGAGCTGGTTGTAGCCAGTGTTGGGGACAGCAGGGCTATTTTGTGTAGAAAAGGAAAATCCATGAAGCTGACCATTGACCATActccagaaagaaaagatgaaaaagaaag GATCAAGAAATGTGGTGGCTTTGTGGCTTGGAATAGTTTGGGACAGCCTCATGTGAATGGCAGACTTGCAATGACAAGGAGTCTTGGAGATTTGGATCTTAAAACCAGTGGTGTGATAGCAGAACCAGAAACAAAGAGGGTCAAG CTCCATCACGCTGATGACAGCTTCCTGGTCCTCACTACAGATGGAATTAACTTCATGGTGAACAGTCAAGAGATTTGTGACTTTGTCAGTCAGTGCCATGATCCCAACGAAGCAGCCCATGCAGTGATTGAACAG GCAATACAGTTTGGTACTGAAGATAACAGTACTGCAGTAGTAGTGCCTTTTGGTGCCTGGGGGAAATACAAAAGCTCTAAAATCAACTTCTCATTCAGCAGAAGCTTTGCCTCCAGTGGACGATGGGCGTGA